In Mugil cephalus isolate CIBA_MC_2020 chromosome 20, CIBA_Mcephalus_1.1, whole genome shotgun sequence, the following are encoded in one genomic region:
- the akt1s1 gene encoding uncharacterized protein akt1s1, producing MASITQSSEPEIPDNHKESWLALLSAAEAYCQKSGCDLAILTACKKFRSSTGEGDGMRKRESSSAFPRECDFSYSVWGQGFLAESARRYVDDIGVLHSTTMLTAQKHTRQAGGEGGTKLGVDLTSDPAHRGSFTGDGVVGGVSPNGRLYSQSYPSIYSSAAVSGHGGRHNGNGEGDREKSALEIEQGRQRAGIEDLEEECEDEDEEEDMDERRPYGNESAGVFSMDEDSISRDCEPFFESDGEEESTDGSLSEDAPPPSRGMAMGQSAYSSRHTHPMALARSLPVSVPVWGCKGNRAAQGDGSSGERVGCADLEHIAASMKALLAPGATDGTEMFGALPRPRLNTGDFSLKH from the exons ATGGCCTCCATCACCCAGTCATCTGAGCCTGAGATCCCAGACAACCACAAGGAGAGCTGGCTGGCGCTGCTTTCTGCTGCGGAAGCATATTGCCAAAAGTCTGGATGCGACCTGGCCATTCTCACAGCCTGTAAGAAGTTCCGGTCGTCGACTGGAGAAGGAGATGGGATGAGGAAACGGGAGAGCAGCAGTGCCTTTCCGAGGGAGTGTGATTTCTCCTATAGCGTGTGGGGTCAGGGATTTCTGGCTGAGTCGGCGCGCCGTTACGTGGATGACATCGGTGTGCTGCACTCCACAACCATGCTAACAGCCCAAAAGCACACACGCCAAgcagggggagaggggggaacTAAGCTGGGGgttgacctgacctctgaccctgctCACAGGGGG AGCTTCACAGGAGACGGCGTGGTGGGAGGAGTGAGTCCCAACGGAAGGCTGTACTCCCAAAGTTACCCGTCGATCTACAGCTCAGCGGCTGTGAGCGGGCACGGCGGCAGGCACAACGGCAACGGAGAGGGCGACCGGGAGAAGAGCGCCCTGGAGATAGAGCAAGGGAGACAGAGGGCTGGGATCGAGGATTTGGAAGAAGAGTGTGAagatgaggacgaggaggaggacatggacgAGAGAAGACCCTACGGGAATGAGAGTGCTG GTGTTTTTTCAATGGATGAGGACTCCATTTCTCGGGACTGCGAGCCATTCTTCGAGTCtgacggggaggaggagagcactGACG GCTCGTTGAGCGAAGACGCCCCCCCACCATCTCGTGGCATGGCTATGGGTCAGTCTGCGTACTCATCCCGTCACACCCACCCCATGGCCCTGGCCCGCTCCCTGCCCGTCTCTGTGCCCGTGTGGGGCTGCAAGGGAAACAGAGCGGCTCAGGGAGATGGCAGCAGCGGAGAACGG GTGGGCTGTGCTGACCTGGAGCACATCGCCGCCAGTATGAAGGCCTTGCTGGCCCCCGGTGCCACTGACGGGACGGAAATGTTTGGGGCCCTGCCCAGACCCCGTCTCAACACAGGGGACTTCTCCCTAAAGCactga
- the tbc1d17 gene encoding TBC1 domain family member 17: protein MEQSVEDYKLIFEKEGVYLHTNAKRSNQDTTIPGFIRIVERAGVPALEWSPLEDAGRHAPAVLYSRKDGEGGEEDTNFDPGYEPDWAVISTVKKEREHVPVGESGQWAFSLPLSELYSVRKARFSLGRNFLVFTSRGGHPLPALHFHRGGTRELLRTMQRYIILDQSPVDGRLFLAYPHDPGALSQSFDRLNLFDDGGSDLVTRFIHDPYATTFGGFSKVTNFFRAALRPPDFPVNSRSSHDPRLPPQPDEEPGFELINCGVELGPRPDVTRGQPLEKWEEFLDSEGRVKNPERVKEIVFRGGVTPSLRKEVWKFLLGFYPWNSTAKEREDILRVKTDEYFRMKVQWKSVSEEQEMRNSFLRGYRSLIERDVSRTDRHNTFFSGNDNPGLTLLHDVLMTYCMYNFDLGYVQGMSDLLSPILFVTQNEVESFWCLTGFMELVHQNFEESQEAMKQQLLQLSILLKALDPELCDFLDSQDSGSLCFCFRWLLIWFKREFSFEDILILWEVLWTRLPCDNFHLLIACSILQSQRGELIGSDHDFNTILKHINELTMRLDLLSVLRGAEAIFLQLVQCKELPLKVLQVLGLYAPSSLEEESPDSQASETQRLLSPSQAGAASSNSAQGPTYP from the exons ATGGAGCAAAGCGTTGAGGATTACAAG cTGATATTTGAGAAGGAGGGGGTGTAcctccacacaaatgccaagaGGAGTAACCAGGACACTACCATCCCAGGGTTTATCCGCATTGTGGAGCGG GCTGGGGTGCCGGCATTAGAGTGGAGTCCACTGGAGGATGCGGGTCGCCACGCTCCCGCTGTACTCTACAGCAGAAAG GACGGTGAAGGAGGCGAGGAGGACACGAACTTTGACCCTGGGTATGAGCCGGACTGGGCAGTAATCAGCACAgtgaagaaggagagagaacaTGTCCCAGTCGGAGAATCAG GTCAGTGGGcgttctctctgcctctctcagAGCTGTACTCTGTCCGAAAGGCCAGATTCTCCCTGGGTCGAAACTTTCTGGTGTTCACAAGCAGAGGTGGCCACCCATTGCCTGCGTTGCACTTCCACAGAGGAGGAACCAGGGAACTACTGAGGACAATGCAACGTTACATTATCCTGGACCA gTCACCAGTCGACGGGCGGCTCTTCCTCGCCTACCCCCACGACCCAGGTGCTCTGTCTCAGTCATTCGACAGACTTAATCTGTTTGATGACGGAGGCTCGGATCTCGTCACG AGGTTTATCCATGACCCTTACGCCACAACATTCGGTGGATTCTCCAAAGTCACAAATTTCTTTAGGGCAGCACTTCGGCCTCCAGACTTCCCCGTCAACTCGCGTTCTTCTCACGATCCTCGCTTGCCCCCCCAGCCTGATGAAGAGCCCGGATTTGAACTCATCAACTGT GGCGTGGAGCTTGGTCCTAGACCAGACGTAACCAGGGGACAACCTCTGGAAAAGTGGGAGGAGTTTCTGGACTCTGAGGGCCGTGTGAAGAACCCAGAGAGGGTCAAAGAAATCGTGTTCAGAGGG GGTGTCACGCCATCACTAAGGAAGGAGGTATGGAAGTTCCTCCTGGGTTTCTATCCGTGGAACAGCACTGCCAAGGAAAGGGAGGACATTCTTCGGGTTAAAAC ggaTGAGTACTTCAGAATGAAGGTGCAGTGGAAGTCTGTCAGCGAAGAGCAGGAGATGAGAAACTCCTTCCTCAGAGGCTACAGAAGCCTGATAG agagagacgtcagcaggacagacagacacaacacGTTCTTCTCTGGAAACGACAACCCAGGGCTGACTCTGCTCCACGACGTGCTGATGACTTACTGCATGTACAACTTTGATCTCG GTTATGTCCAGGGGATGAGTGACCTCCTGTCTCCCATCCTGTTCGTCACACAGAACGAGGTGGAGTCCTTCTGGTGTCTGACAGGCTTCATGGAGCTGGTG CACCAGAACTTTGAAGAGTCTCAGGAGGCCATGaaacagcagctccttcagctcaGTATCCTGCTGAAGGCTCTGGACCCGGAGCTGTGTGACTTCCTGG ACTCTCAGGACAGCGGctctctttgcttttgtttccgCTGGCTGCTCATCTGGTTCAAGAGAGAGTTTTCCTTTGAGGACATCCTCATTTTGTGGGAG GTCCTCTGGACTCGACTTCCATGTGACAACTTCCACCTGCTGATCGCCTGCTCCATCCTCCAGTCGCAGCGAGGAGAACTGATCGGCTCAGACCACGACTTCAACACCATTCTGAAG CACATTAACGAGCTGACCATGAGGCTGGACCTGCTGAGTGTTCTGCGTGGAGCTGAGGCAATCTTCCTGCAGCTGGTCCAGTGCAAG GAGCTTCCTCTGAAGGTGCTGCAGGTTCTTGGTCTCTACGCCCCATCCAGCTTAGAGGAGGAGAGCCCAGACTCTCAAGCCAGCGAGACGCAGCGCCTCCTCAGCCCATCGCAGGCCGGAGCTGCGTCTTCTAATTCAGCGCAGGGCCCCACCTACCCTTGA